A section of the Arcobacter roscoffensis genome encodes:
- a CDS encoding ATP-binding protein produces MKELVNFIKASDITKTNFYKRLKCKKDEGLLLQYLTKEYVKGRDTLVVIDVLSEFCDIKEYEHLDKLDIIKSLLECGWLVQVAFDQIKLNEVSKLELLNSNIALSSSYLKLFENLSGDFILPEIKSYTDHLEYLQDQFFKIDLVQQLNVVRKNFDINSPSSNRLKSKLVLLENRIKERVKVTNSSIMLEDFFKENDLGDQEQTLFLALLKEEYSGGDGSIRDMNALIELISSDDYEKIKYRSLLEESSNLVSKGLVDYDEVLTAFGGINRNFYIPDEILYKISHPTKKKTRRTKIKLDSVIKDQDMFELVNTSKSLDDVVLNDKTKETLDALLQQVDKTVANRLKQWGIKDKKRGIDAKIIFYGVAGTGKTLTALAMAKSLKKEVLSFDCSKILSMYVGESEKNVRAIFDKYYELREISKSEPILLLNEADQFLSSRTTGAGSGSDKMHNQMQNIFLEQIERFDGILIATTNLLENLDKAFSRRFNYKIEFMKPNKAQRVLLWEKLLPEALPLDENFDIEDLASYELTGGQIELVIKNTAYKLAVSDEPVFKVEDFKEQIQKEQKGQFDSENKVGFF; encoded by the coding sequence ATGAAAGAATTAGTTAATTTTATAAAAGCTTCGGATATTACAAAGACGAATTTTTATAAAAGGTTAAAATGTAAAAAAGATGAAGGTCTTTTACTTCAGTACTTAACAAAAGAGTATGTAAAGGGTAGAGACACTTTAGTAGTAATAGATGTATTATCTGAATTTTGTGACATAAAAGAGTATGAACACTTAGATAAATTAGACATAATTAAATCCCTTTTGGAGTGTGGTTGGTTAGTTCAAGTTGCCTTTGATCAAATAAAATTAAATGAAGTTTCAAAACTTGAATTATTAAACTCAAATATTGCACTTTCAAGCTCATATTTAAAACTATTTGAGAATCTTTCAGGGGACTTTATTCTTCCTGAAATTAAAAGTTATACAGATCACTTAGAGTACTTACAAGATCAGTTTTTCAAGATAGATTTAGTACAACAATTAAATGTAGTTAGAAAAAACTTTGATATTAACTCTCCTAGTTCAAACAGGCTAAAATCAAAACTTGTTTTACTAGAAAATAGAATTAAAGAGAGAGTAAAAGTAACAAATAGCTCTATTATGCTTGAAGATTTTTTTAAAGAAAATGATTTGGGTGATCAAGAGCAAACGTTATTTTTAGCTTTACTAAAAGAAGAGTATTCAGGTGGTGATGGATCAATTAGAGATATGAATGCTTTAATTGAACTAATCTCATCTGATGATTATGAAAAGATAAAATATAGAAGTTTACTTGAAGAAAGCTCAAACCTTGTATCAAAAGGTTTAGTTGATTATGATGAAGTTCTTACAGCCTTTGGTGGAATAAATAGAAACTTCTATATTCCTGATGAGATTTTATATAAAATCTCTCACCCAACAAAGAAAAAGACTAGAAGAACAAAAATAAAACTAGACTCAGTTATAAAAGACCAAGATATGTTTGAGCTTGTAAATACATCTAAAAGTTTAGATGATGTGGTTTTAAATGATAAAACAAAAGAGACTTTAGACGCACTTTTACAACAAGTTGATAAAACAGTTGCAAACAGACTTAAGCAGTGGGGAATAAAAGACAAAAAAAGAGGAATTGATGCAAAAATCATTTTCTATGGAGTTGCAGGAACTGGTAAAACATTAACAGCTTTAGCAATGGCAAAATCCCTTAAAAAAGAAGTTCTTAGTTTTGATTGTTCAAAAATACTTTCTATGTATGTAGGTGAGAGTGAAAAGAATGTAAGAGCTATTTTTGATAAGTATTATGAGCTTAGAGAAATCTCAAAATCTGAGCCAATTTTACTTTTAAATGAAGCAGACCAATTCTTAAGTTCAAGAACTACAGGTGCTGGAAGTGGTAGTGATAAAATGCATAACCAAATGCAAAATATTTTCTTAGAGCAGATTGAGAGATTTGACGGAATTTTAATAGCTACAACAAACTTACTTGAAAACTTAGATAAGGCATTTTCAAGAAGATTTAACTATAAAATTGAGTTTATGAAACCAAATAAAGCTCAAAGAGTACTACTTTGGGAAAAGCTTTTACCTGAGGCTTTACCACTTGATGAAAACTTTGATATTGAAGACTTAGCTTCTTATGAGTTAACAGGTGGACAAATTGAGCTTGTTATAAAAAATACAGCGTATAAATTAGCTGTAAGTGATGAGCCAGTATTTAAAGTAGAAGACTTTAAAGAACAGATTCAAAAAGAGCAAAAAGGTCAGTTTGATTCTGAAAATAAAGTAGGCTTTTTTTAG
- a CDS encoding methyl-accepting chemotaxis protein, with translation MLKSIKFKLLALSMFPVLLTVLIISIVTINLIENKSQNTIKDFEQVILNEKKDLLKNEVLTVTSIVEDIIKKSPSKEIAKQKAKEILSSARYLNGSGYFFAYENKGTDYYFAFHGTKPQLNGKKTNINKPDIKGFAFRKALIDSKNDNNKFVEYYYQKPKTDKLIKKIAFSKYIPEFNWTIVTGIYIDDIAKKVQVMEDKTIETYNSLVYTLVGITFFVLVILCIIIPIISKISIIEPIKTLEKGLIEFLMFINGKKDDTSLIKVTTKDEIGKLTSEINENIKTIRVNLKQNNEVLKNVSNVVDSVARGDLSQKISASTSDETINHLIEGLNTMINSLHNLSTHTLEVLKSYENKNFTKRANIDCEAHFEELMLGVNSLGKEISALLKDNLENGQTLYSNSKELNENVNKLSKASSEQAASLEETAASLEEITETMRDNSKSMNSLLSNANDLESSVQNGKDLSNKTSKSMQEINEQVGLINEAIKVVDQIAFQTNILSLNAAVEAATAGEAGKGFAVVAQEVRNLANRASNAASEIQNLVEKATSKANEGDEIASLMYTGYEKLNENILETTQIINTVSSSSKEQMAGVEQINNAVSLLDQVTQENSLVALKTKEIANQTSNMASSLVEETSKNKF, from the coding sequence TTGTTAAAAAGTATCAAATTTAAACTACTTGCCCTTAGTATGTTTCCTGTCTTATTAACAGTATTAATTATTAGTATTGTTACTATTAATTTAATAGAAAACAAGTCTCAAAACACAATCAAAGATTTTGAACAAGTAATCTTAAATGAAAAAAAAGATTTACTAAAAAATGAGGTCTTAACTGTTACAAGTATTGTTGAAGATATAATAAAAAAATCTCCTTCAAAAGAAATTGCAAAACAAAAAGCAAAAGAGATTTTAAGTAGTGCTAGATACTTAAATGGTAGTGGCTATTTCTTTGCATATGAAAACAAGGGAACTGACTATTATTTCGCCTTTCATGGAACAAAACCACAATTAAATGGCAAAAAAACAAATATCAATAAACCTGATATAAAAGGTTTCGCTTTTAGAAAAGCTTTAATTGATTCTAAAAATGATAATAACAAATTTGTAGAATACTATTATCAAAAACCTAAAACAGACAAACTTATAAAAAAGATTGCTTTTTCAAAATATATTCCTGAATTTAACTGGACAATTGTAACAGGAATTTATATAGATGATATTGCAAAAAAAGTTCAAGTTATGGAAGACAAAACAATTGAGACTTATAACTCTTTAGTTTATACATTAGTTGGAATTACTTTTTTTGTTCTTGTTATTTTATGTATTATAATTCCTATTATTTCTAAGATTTCAATAATTGAGCCTATAAAAACTTTAGAAAAAGGTTTAATAGAATTCCTCATGTTCATAAACGGTAAAAAAGATGATACAAGTTTAATTAAAGTTACTACAAAAGATGAAATTGGGAAACTTACAAGTGAAATAAATGAGAATATCAAAACAATTAGAGTAAACCTAAAACAAAACAATGAAGTTCTTAAAAATGTATCAAATGTTGTAGATAGTGTGGCAAGAGGTGATTTAAGTCAAAAGATAAGTGCTTCTACAAGTGACGAGACAATAAATCACTTAATTGAGGGGTTAAATACAATGATAAACTCTTTACACAATTTAAGTACACATACACTTGAAGTTCTTAAATCATATGAAAATAAAAACTTTACAAAAAGAGCAAATATAGATTGTGAAGCTCACTTTGAAGAACTTATGCTTGGAGTAAATAGTTTAGGTAAAGAAATATCTGCTTTACTTAAAGATAATCTAGAAAATGGACAAACTTTATATAGTAACTCAAAAGAGTTAAATGAAAATGTAAACAAACTCTCAAAGGCTTCAAGTGAACAAGCAGCCTCTCTAGAAGAAACAGCAGCTTCACTAGAAGAAATTACAGAAACAATGAGAGATAACTCAAAAAGTATGAACTCATTATTGAGTAATGCAAATGACTTAGAATCATCAGTACAAAATGGCAAAGATTTATCAAATAAAACAAGTAAATCTATGCAAGAGATAAATGAGCAAGTAGGTTTGATTAATGAAGCTATAAAAGTTGTTGATCAAATTGCTTTCCAAACAAATATCTTATCTTTAAATGCGGCTGTTGAAGCAGCAACAGCAGGTGAGGCTGGAAAAGGTTTTGCAGTAGTTGCTCAAGAAGTTAGAAACCTAGCAAATAGAGCCTCAAATGCAGCAAGTGAAATACAAAACCTAGTGGAAAAGGCTACTTCAAAAGCAAATGAAGGTGATGAAATTGCATCACTTATGTATACAGGTTATGAAAAACTAAATGAGAATATTTTAGAAACAACACAAATCATAAATACAGTTAGTTCAAGTTCAAAAGAGCAAATGGCAGGAGTTGAGCAAATAAACAACGCTGTATCACTTCTTGACCAAGTAACACAAGAAAATAGTTTGGTTGCCCTAAAAACAAAAGAGATTGCGAACCAAACTTCAAATATGGCTAGTTCATTAGTTGAAGAAACATCTAAAAATAAGTTCTAA
- a CDS encoding NAD(P)H-quinone oxidoreductase subunit 3, whose translation MTHMDFAHPYFGAFVMFVVTFAAFGATVWLSRFVSRKIARLDTEKLKTTLYECGPEVTKQPNTISTQFYLVALLFILFDVEIIFMFPWAINFKILGWFGFVAMILFITILSIGFLYEWKKGALEWHSIK comes from the coding sequence ATGACACATATGGATTTTGCACATCCTTATTTCGGTGCATTTGTTATGTTTGTGGTAACATTTGCTGCATTTGGTGCTACTGTATGGTTATCAAGGTTTGTTAGTAGGAAGATTGCTAGACTTGATACTGAAAAACTTAAGACTACACTTTATGAGTGTGGACCAGAAGTTACAAAGCAACCAAATACAATCTCTACGCAGTTCTACTTAGTTGCATTGCTATTCATTCTATTTGATGTTGAAATTATTTTTATGTTCCCATGGGCTATCAACTTTAAGATATTAGGTTGGTTTGGGTTTGTAGCAATGATTTTATTTATCACTATTTTATCTATAGGATTCTTATATGAATGGAAGAAAGGAGCCTTAGAATGGCACAGCATAAAGTAA
- a CDS encoding NADH-quinone oxidoreductase subunit C, translated as MRQYKPKDDVQRKSYFSDRFYVTPSLPRLDTNEDEQFAKDYETFASKIDVKEAYIEHTHLVIHIDKNSIVDAMTLLKDELEYDMLMELSAIDYLAKRDGYELFYEMLSLSKHKRLRIKCFLGKDDAIESVTSLFKSANWSEREMYDMLGVKVVNHPNMKRIIMPDDWYDHPLRKTYPLQGDEAASWYEVDKIFGKEARDIIGPEQRDPAAIDRYDTTRFARLGHEVPFDTDISQFEPETSINYQEDNATPIMKKLKPEESVVLKRRR; from the coding sequence ATGAGACAGTATAAACCAAAAGATGATGTACAAAGAAAGTCATACTTCTCAGATAGATTTTATGTAACACCAAGTTTACCAAGACTTGATACAAATGAAGATGAGCAGTTTGCCAAAGATTATGAAACTTTTGCATCAAAAATTGATGTAAAAGAAGCATATATTGAGCATACTCACTTAGTAATTCATATAGATAAAAACTCTATTGTTGATGCAATGACTCTTTTAAAAGATGAGCTTGAATATGATATGTTAATGGAGTTATCAGCTATTGATTATTTAGCTAAAAGAGATGGTTATGAACTATTTTATGAAATGCTATCATTATCAAAACATAAAAGATTAAGAATTAAATGTTTCTTAGGAAAAGATGATGCTATTGAATCTGTAACTTCTTTATTTAAATCAGCAAACTGGTCTGAGAGAGAAATGTATGATATGTTAGGTGTAAAAGTAGTAAATCACCCTAATATGAAAAGAATTATTATGCCAGATGATTGGTATGACCATCCACTTAGAAAAACTTATCCACTTCAAGGTGATGAGGCGGCTTCATGGTATGAAGTTGATAAAATCTTCGGAAAAGAAGCTAGAGATATTATAGGACCTGAACAAAGAGATCCAGCTGCAATTGATAGATATGACACAACTAGATTTGCAAGACTTGGACATGAAGTACCATTTGATACTGATATTTCGCAGTTTGAGCCTGAAACATCTATTAACTATCAAGAAGATAATGCCACACCAATTATGAAAAAATTAAAACCTGAAGAATCAGTTGTTTTAAAAAGAAGAAGGTAA
- a CDS encoding NuoB/complex I 20 kDa subunit family protein, translated as MAQHKVNYLQDGGAPIKLTTIDKLVNFGRSNSIWPMTYGLACCAIEMMATGASRYDFDRFGTIFRASPRQSDCIIIAGTLTKKHAEFMRRLYDQMPDPKWVISMGSCANTGGMFNTYATVQGADRIVPVDIYLPGCAPRPETLQYALMTLQKKIRKESIFRAKKKKRLI; from the coding sequence ATGGCACAGCATAAAGTAAATTATTTACAAGATGGCGGAGCGCCTATAAAATTAACAACTATTGATAAGCTTGTAAATTTTGGTAGGTCAAACTCAATTTGGCCTATGACATACGGTTTAGCATGTTGTGCCATTGAAATGATGGCAACAGGTGCATCAAGATATGACTTCGATAGATTTGGTACTATTTTTAGAGCATCTCCAAGACAATCTGACTGTATTATCATTGCAGGTACATTAACAAAGAAACACGCTGAGTTCATGAGAAGACTTTATGACCAAATGCCTGACCCAAAATGGGTAATTTCTATGGGATCATGTGCTAACACTGGTGGTATGTTTAATACTTATGCAACAGTTCAAGGTGCAGATAGAATTGTACCTGTTGATATTTACTTGCCAGGTTGTGCTCCAAGACCTGAAACATTACAGTATGCATTAATGACTCTACAAAAGAAGATTAGAAAAGAATCAATCTTTAGAGCTAAGAAGAAAAAAAGGTTAATTTAA